The proteins below come from a single Tachysurus fulvidraco isolate hzauxx_2018 chromosome 26, HZAU_PFXX_2.0, whole genome shotgun sequence genomic window:
- the LOC113663964 gene encoding neurofilament heavy polypeptide-like isoform X30: MSESARHAETGSTAKVMASPVFEKKHQRNGRSAPAHQSANQSSPTAGNQTEILTPPSVSEKKPVTNGNASPVRLPDNSNQTGNKCVESLLKTDDRMRLARERREERERGLAMREQALLEKERRARLQYERTREERWRRLEEQRQKEEQRRAAVEEKRRHQLEEEKERLEALMRKSLERSLQLENRNKRGTYGMTGQSDYTLPHDLIASSPPTNELGNVQHSQMTSVDNLTLHRLCTHTHSSLARCNSDAELCVPCPRHTVPSSPHRSLYCASPSRHRANTVALEMGRANSVPNTPKKKKLHTERRTPAGSPVRRAESPADVIRRAVSPKFSPTHTHSRNQAPVPRRHYTPSPLRPPTILTDDKVSANRQAQEGKGHDPADTKLLTEMKVSVEDVKRSCEAQSPKATDSNTDRSAFTSGKAVARTTHGDEGSHILAEQQRLSHIQKEREEKDRLKAEQQKKNQEDMKEKKRKADEEKELQEKQEVERELIKQQEEQERQQRKKRIEEIMKRTRKRDGELKRDDSQELHSPPSNTHSHTPPVLHNTPASNPPDRRGTAPNVEIGPVTPQRSSPMREEQSTQNSSSEKLQMKSPTSQQVNSQVKSPTSQQENSQMKSPTSQQVKSPTSQQVNSQVKSPTSQQENSQVKSPTSQQVKSPTSQQVKSPTSQQVNSQVKSPTSQQMNSQVKSPTSQQVNSQMKSPTSQQMNSQMKSPTSQQENSQVKSPTSQQVKSPTSQQMNSQVKSPTSQQENSQMKSPTSQQVKSPTSQQVKSPTSQQENSQVKSPTSQQVKSPTSQQVKSPTSQQVNSQVKSPTSQQMNSQVKSPTSQQMNSQMKSPTSQQMNSQVKSPTSQQENSQVKSPTSQQVKRPTSQQVKSPTSQQVKSPTSQQVNSQMKNPTSQQMNSQVKSPNSQQMNSQMKSPTSQQMNSQVKSPTSQQMNSQVKSPTSQQVDSQVKSPTSQQMNSQVKSLTSYQVNSQMKSEQVNGQASSQVKSTMTPSQVTSKKTSESSFPLSPLPHSQFPPTLSALEYLEKGDRARRESADAVQSMEFSPIPKEELISIPTFSPISEVPKVVNSTRVLEDLLDLTGHVTYPIMQYSTTHGDCNKNVIEPKQTSNTLNMRSRKE; encoded by the exons ATGTCGGAGAGCGCGAGACACGCAGAGACCGGAAGTACAG CTAAAGTGATGGCATCACCAGTTTTTGAGAAGAAGCATCAGAGAAATGGTCGCTCCGCCCCAGCTcaccaatcagccaatcagagcagtCCAACTGCTGGTAATCAGA CTGAAATCTTGACTCCACCCTCTGTGTCAGAGAAAAAGCCTGTGACCAATGGGAATGCTTCACCTGTCCGTCTCCCTGACAACAGCAACCAGACAGGTAACAAGT gtGTGGAGTCGCTACTCAAAACAGACGACAGGATGCGACTGGCCCGGgagagacgagaggagagagagaggggtctGG cgaTGAGGGAGCAGGCTCTGTTGGAGAAGGAGCGTCGCGCTCGTCTGCAGTATGAAAGAACGAGGGAGGAGAGGTGGAGGCGTCTGGAGGAGCAGAGGCAGAAGGAGGAGCAGCGCAGAGCTGCTGTGGAGGAGAAAAGGAGGCACCAGCTGGAGGAGGAAAAG gagcgtCTGGAGGCTTTAATGAGAAAATCATTGGAGCGAAGTCTTCAACTGGAGAACAGAAACAAACGCGGGACCTATGGGATGACcggacaga GCGACTATACCCTCCCCCATGACCTCATCGCCTCCTCTCCTCCTACCAACGAATTAGGCAACG TCCAACATAGTCAAATGACATCTGTGGATAACCTGACACTTCACCGTCtctgtacgcacacacactcctcactgGCTCGCTGCAACAGTGATGCTGAGCTGTGTGTGCCCTGCCCACggcacacag TTCCCTCCAGTCCTCACAGGTCACTGTACTGTGCTTCACCCAGCCGTCACCGTGCCAACACTGTTGCCTTGGAGATGGGCAGGGCAAATTCAGTGCCAAATACCCCAAAG aagaagAAGTTGCACACAGAGAGAAGGACCCCAGCTGGATCACCTGTTAGACGAGCTGAATCTCCTGCTGATGTAATCCGGCGTGCGGTCTCACCAAAGTTtagtcctacacacacacacagtcgtaaTCAGGCTCCAGTTCCTCGGCGTCATTACACTCCGTCCCCTCTGAGACCCCCCACAATCCTCACTGATGACAAGGTCAGCGCTAACAGGCAAGCACAGGAGGGCAAAGGTCATGACCCTGCAGATACAAAGCTACTGACTGAGATGAAGGTCAGTGTAGAAGATGTGAAGAGAAGCTGTGAAGCCCAGAGCCCCAAAGCTACAGACAGTAACACAG ACCGGTCTGCTTTCACCTCTGGGAAGGCTGTTGCCAGGACAACGCACGGGGACGAGGGGTCTCATATTTTGGCAGAACAACAGCGTCTCAGTCACATACAGAAGGAGcgtgaggaaaaggacag actGAAAGCTGAGCAGCAGAAGAAGAACCAGGAGGacatgaaagaaaagaagagaaaagcagaTGAAGAGAAGGAGTTGCAGGAG aaacaggaagtggagaGAGAGCTGATAAAGCAGCAGGAAGAACAAGAGCGTCAGCAGAGGAAAAAG AGAATTGAGGAGATCATGAAGAGGACACGGAAGAGGGATGGAGAATTAAAG AGAGACGACAGTCAGGAGCTTCATTCCCCtccatctaacacacactcacacactccgccCG TACTGCACAACACTCCGGCATCAAACCCACCTGATCGTAGAGGAACGGCTCCAAACGTGGAGATTGGGCCTGTGACACCTCAGAGAAGCTCACCTATGAGAGAGGAACAGAGCACTCAGAACAGTTCATCagagaagctacagatgaagagTCCAACCTCACAACAGGTGAACAGCCAGGTGAAGAGTCCAACCTCACAACAGGAGAACAGCCAGATGAAGAGTCCAACCTCACAACAGGTGAAGAGTCCGACCTCACAACAGGTGAACAGCCAGGTGAAGAGTCCAACCTCACAACAGGAAAACAGCCAGGTGAAGAGTCCAACCTCACAACAGGTGAAGAGTCCAACCTCACAACAGGTGAAGAGTCCGACCTCACAACAGGTGAACAGCCAGGTGAAGAGTCCAACCTCACAACAGATGAACAGCCAGGTGAAGAGTCCAACCTCACAACAGGTGAACAGCCAGATGAAAAGTCCAACCTCACAACAGATGAACAGCCAGATGAAGAGTCCAACCTCACAACAGGAGAACAGCCAGGTGAAGAGTCCAACCTCACAACAGGTGAAGAGTCCAACCTCACAACAGATGAACAGCCAGGTGAAGAGTCCAACCTCACAACAGGAGAACAGCCAGATGAAGAGTCCAACCTCACAACAGGTGAAGAGTCCAACCTCACAACAG GTGAAGAGTCCAACCTCACAACAGGAGAACAGCCAGGTGAAGAGTCCAACCTCACAACAGGTGAAGAGTCCGACCTCACAACAGGTGAAGAGTCCGACCTCACAACAGGTGAACAGCCAGGTGAAGAGTCCAACCTCACAACAGATGAACAGCCAGGTGAAAAGTCCAACCTCACAACAGATGAACAGCCAGATGAAAAGTCCAACCTCACAACAGATGAACAGCCAGGTGAAGAGTCCAACCTCACAACAGGAGAACAGCCAGGTGAAGAGTCCAACCTCACAACAGGTGAAGAGACCAACCTCACAACAGGTGAAGAGTCCAACCTCACAACAGGTGAAGAGTCCAACCTCACAACAGGTGAACAGCCAGATGAAAAATCCAACTTCACAACAGATGAACAGCCAGGTGAAGAGTCCAAACTCACAACAGATGAACAGCCAGATGAAAAGTCCAACCTCACAACAGATGAACAGCCAGGTGAAGAGTCCAACCTCACAACAGATGAACAGCCAGGTGAAGAGTCCAACCTCACAACAGGTGGACAGCCAGGTGAAGAGTCCAACCTCACAACAGATGAACAGCCAGGTGAAGAGTCTAACCTCCTACCAAGTGAACAGTCAGATGAAGAGTGAGCAAGTGAATGGCCAGGCGAGCTCACAGGTGAAATCAACCATGACACCATCACAAGTGACATCAAAGAAGACATCAGAAAGCTCCTTTCCCCTCAGCCCATTACCTCATTCACAGTTCCCACCAACTCTCAGTGCCCTGGAGTATCTGGAGAAAGGGGACAGGGCAAGAAGGGAGTCGGCTGATGCAGTGCAATCGATGGAGTTCAG CCCCATCCCTAAAGAGGAACTGATCTCAATTCCGACCTTTTCTCCGATCTCTGAAGTCCCGAAAGTTGTGAACAGCACACGAGTGTTGGAGGACCTGCTGGATCTGACTGGTCATGTGACGTATCCCATAATGCAGTACAGCACCACACACGGAGACTGCAACAAAAATGTCATTGAGCCAAAACAGACATCTAACACACTGAACATGAGAAGCAGAAAGGAGTGA
- the LOC113663964 gene encoding serine/arginine repetitive matrix protein 5-like isoform X12: MSESARHAETGSTAKVMASPVFEKKHQRNGRSAPAHQSANQSSPTAGNQTEILTPPSVSEKKPVTNGNASPVRLPDNSNQTGNKCVESLLKTDDRMRLARERREERERGLAMREQALLEKERRARLQYERTREERWRRLEEQRQKEEQRRAAVEEKRRHQLEEEKERLEALMRKSLERSLQLENRNKRGTYGMTGQSDYTLPHDLIASSPPTNELGNVQHSQMTSVDNLTLHRLCTHTHSSLARCNSDAELCVPCPRHTVPSSPHRSLYCASPSRHRANTVALEMGRANSVPNTPKKKKLHTERRTPAGSPVRRAESPADVIRRAVSPKFSPTHTHSRNQAPVPRRHYTPSPLRPPTILTDDKVSANRQAQEGKGHDPADTKLLTEMKVSVEDVKRSCEAQSPKATDSNTDRSAFTSGKAVARTTHGDEGSHILAEQQRLSHIQKEREEKDRLKAEQQKKNQEDMKEKKRKADEEKELQEKQEVERELIKQQEEQERQQRKKRIEEIMKRTRKRDGELKRDDSQELHSPPSNTHSHTPPVLHNTPASNPPDRRGTAPNVEIGPVTPQRSSPMREEQSTQNSSSEKLQMKSPTSQQVNSQVKSPTSQQENSQMKSPTSQQVKSPTSQQVNSQVKSPTSQQVNSQVKSPTSQQMNSQVKSPTSQQVNSQMKSPTSQQMNSQMKSPTSQQENSQVKSPTSQQVKSPTSQQMNSQVKSPTSQQENSQMKSPTSQQVKSPTSQQVKSPTSQQVKSPTSQQVNSQVKSPTSQQMNSQVKSPTSQQENSQMKSPTSQQVKSPTSQQVKSPTSQQENSQVKSPTSQQVKSPTSQQVKSPTSQQVNSQVKSPTSQQMNSQVKSPTSQQMNSQMKSPTSQQMNSQVKSPTSQQENSQVKSPTSQQVKRPTSQQVKSPTSQQVKSPTSQQVNSQMKNPTSQQMNSQVKSPNSQQMNSQMKSPTSQQMNSQVKSPTSQQMNSQVKSPTSQQVDSQVKSPTSQQMNSQVKSLTSYQVNSQMKSEQVNGQASSQVKSTMTPSQVTSKKTSESSFPLSPLPHSQFPPTLSALEYLEKGDRARRESADAVQSMEFSPIPKEELISIPTFSPISEVPKVVNSTRVLEDLLDLTGHVTYPIMQYSTTHGDCNKNVIEPKQTSNTLNMRSRKE, encoded by the exons ATGTCGGAGAGCGCGAGACACGCAGAGACCGGAAGTACAG CTAAAGTGATGGCATCACCAGTTTTTGAGAAGAAGCATCAGAGAAATGGTCGCTCCGCCCCAGCTcaccaatcagccaatcagagcagtCCAACTGCTGGTAATCAGA CTGAAATCTTGACTCCACCCTCTGTGTCAGAGAAAAAGCCTGTGACCAATGGGAATGCTTCACCTGTCCGTCTCCCTGACAACAGCAACCAGACAGGTAACAAGT gtGTGGAGTCGCTACTCAAAACAGACGACAGGATGCGACTGGCCCGGgagagacgagaggagagagagaggggtctGG cgaTGAGGGAGCAGGCTCTGTTGGAGAAGGAGCGTCGCGCTCGTCTGCAGTATGAAAGAACGAGGGAGGAGAGGTGGAGGCGTCTGGAGGAGCAGAGGCAGAAGGAGGAGCAGCGCAGAGCTGCTGTGGAGGAGAAAAGGAGGCACCAGCTGGAGGAGGAAAAG gagcgtCTGGAGGCTTTAATGAGAAAATCATTGGAGCGAAGTCTTCAACTGGAGAACAGAAACAAACGCGGGACCTATGGGATGACcggacaga GCGACTATACCCTCCCCCATGACCTCATCGCCTCCTCTCCTCCTACCAACGAATTAGGCAACG TCCAACATAGTCAAATGACATCTGTGGATAACCTGACACTTCACCGTCtctgtacgcacacacactcctcactgGCTCGCTGCAACAGTGATGCTGAGCTGTGTGTGCCCTGCCCACggcacacag TTCCCTCCAGTCCTCACAGGTCACTGTACTGTGCTTCACCCAGCCGTCACCGTGCCAACACTGTTGCCTTGGAGATGGGCAGGGCAAATTCAGTGCCAAATACCCCAAAG aagaagAAGTTGCACACAGAGAGAAGGACCCCAGCTGGATCACCTGTTAGACGAGCTGAATCTCCTGCTGATGTAATCCGGCGTGCGGTCTCACCAAAGTTtagtcctacacacacacacagtcgtaaTCAGGCTCCAGTTCCTCGGCGTCATTACACTCCGTCCCCTCTGAGACCCCCCACAATCCTCACTGATGACAAGGTCAGCGCTAACAGGCAAGCACAGGAGGGCAAAGGTCATGACCCTGCAGATACAAAGCTACTGACTGAGATGAAGGTCAGTGTAGAAGATGTGAAGAGAAGCTGTGAAGCCCAGAGCCCCAAAGCTACAGACAGTAACACAG ACCGGTCTGCTTTCACCTCTGGGAAGGCTGTTGCCAGGACAACGCACGGGGACGAGGGGTCTCATATTTTGGCAGAACAACAGCGTCTCAGTCACATACAGAAGGAGcgtgaggaaaaggacag actGAAAGCTGAGCAGCAGAAGAAGAACCAGGAGGacatgaaagaaaagaagagaaaagcagaTGAAGAGAAGGAGTTGCAGGAG aaacaggaagtggagaGAGAGCTGATAAAGCAGCAGGAAGAACAAGAGCGTCAGCAGAGGAAAAAG AGAATTGAGGAGATCATGAAGAGGACACGGAAGAGGGATGGAGAATTAAAG AGAGACGACAGTCAGGAGCTTCATTCCCCtccatctaacacacactcacacactccgccCG TACTGCACAACACTCCGGCATCAAACCCACCTGATCGTAGAGGAACGGCTCCAAACGTGGAGATTGGGCCTGTGACACCTCAGAGAAGCTCACCTATGAGAGAGGAACAGAGCACTCAGAACAGTTCATCagagaagctacagatgaagagTCCAACCTCACAACAGGTGAACAGCCAGGTGAAGAGTCCAACCTCACAACAGGAGAACAGCCAGATGAAGAGTCCAACCTCACAACAGGTGAAGAGTCCGACCTCACAACAGGTGAACAGCCAG GTGAAGAGTCCGACCTCACAACAGGTGAACAGCCAGGTGAAGAGTCCAACCTCACAACAGATGAACAGCCAGGTGAAGAGTCCAACCTCACAACAGGTGAACAGCCAGATGAAAAGTCCAACCTCACAACAGATGAACAGCCAGATGAAGAGTCCAACCTCACAACAGGAGAACAGCCAGGTGAAGAGTCCAACCTCACAACAGGTGAAGAGTCCAACCTCACAACAGATGAACAGCCAGGTGAAGAGTCCAACCTCACAACAGGAGAACAGCCAGATGAAGAGTCCAACCTCACAACAGGTGAAGAGTCCAACCTCACAACAGGTGAAGAGTCCGACCTCACAACAGGTGAAGAGTCCGACCTCACAACAGGTGAACAGCCAGGTGAAGAGTCCAACCTCACAACAGATGAACAGCCAGGTGAAGAGTCCAACCTCACAACAGGAGAACAGCCAGATGAAGAGTCCAACCTCACAACAGGTGAAGAGTCCAACCTCACAACAGGTGAAGAGTCCAACCTCACAACAGGAGAACAGCCAGGTGAAGAGTCCAACCTCACAACAGGTGAAGAGTCCGACCTCACAACAGGTGAAGAGTCCGACCTCACAACAGGTGAACAGCCAGGTGAAGAGTCCAACCTCACAACAGATGAACAGCCAGGTGAAAAGTCCAACCTCACAACAGATGAACAGCCAGATGAAAAGTCCAACCTCACAACAGATGAACAGCCAGGTGAAGAGTCCAACCTCACAACAGGAGAACAGCCAGGTGAAGAGTCCAACCTCACAACAGGTGAAGAGACCAACCTCACAACAGGTGAAGAGTCCAACCTCACAACAGGTGAAGAGTCCAACCTCACAACAGGTGAACAGCCAGATGAAAAATCCAACTTCACAACAGATGAACAGCCAGGTGAAGAGTCCAAACTCACAACAGATGAACAGCCAGATGAAAAGTCCAACCTCACAACAGATGAACAGCCAGGTGAAGAGTCCAACCTCACAACAGATGAACAGCCAGGTGAAGAGTCCAACCTCACAACAGGTGGACAGCCAGGTGAAGAGTCCAACCTCACAACAGATGAACAGCCAGGTGAAGAGTCTAACCTCCTACCAAGTGAACAGTCAGATGAAGAGTGAGCAAGTGAATGGCCAGGCGAGCTCACAGGTGAAATCAACCATGACACCATCACAAGTGACATCAAAGAAGACATCAGAAAGCTCCTTTCCCCTCAGCCCATTACCTCATTCACAGTTCCCACCAACTCTCAGTGCCCTGGAGTATCTGGAGAAAGGGGACAGGGCAAGAAGGGAGTCGGCTGATGCAGTGCAATCGATGGAGTTCAG CCCCATCCCTAAAGAGGAACTGATCTCAATTCCGACCTTTTCTCCGATCTCTGAAGTCCCGAAAGTTGTGAACAGCACACGAGTGTTGGAGGACCTGCTGGATCTGACTGGTCATGTGACGTATCCCATAATGCAGTACAGCACCACACACGGAGACTGCAACAAAAATGTCATTGAGCCAAAACAGACATCTAACACACTGAACATGAGAAGCAGAAAGGAGTGA
- the LOC113663964 gene encoding MAP7 domain-containing protein 2-like isoform X9, with the protein MSESARHAETGSTAKVMASPVFEKKHQRNGRSAPAHQSANQSSPTAGNQTEILTPPSVSEKKPVTNGNASPVRLPDNSNQTGNKCVESLLKTDDRMRLARERREERERGLAMREQALLEKERRARLQYERTREERWRRLEEQRQKEEQRRAAVEEKRRHQLEEEKERLEALMRKSLERSLQLENRNKRGTYGMTGQSDYTLPHDLIASSPPTNELGNVQHSQMTSVDNLTLHRLCTHTHSSLARCNSDAELCVPCPRHTVPSSPHRSLYCASPSRHRANTVALEMGRANSVPNTPKKKKLHTERRTPAGSPVRRAESPADVIRRAVSPKFSPTHTHSRNQAPVPRRHYTPSPLRPPTILTDDKVSANRQAQEGKGHDPADTKLLTEMKVSVEDVKRSCEAQSPKATDSNTDRSAFTSGKAVARTTHGDEGSHILAEQQRLSHIQKEREEKDRLKAEQQKKNQEDMKEKKRKADEEKELQEKQEVERELIKQQEEQERQQRKKRIEEIMKRTRKRDGELKRDDSQELHSPPSNTHSHTPPVLHNTPASNPPDRRGTAPNVEIGPVTPQRSSPMREEQSTQNSSSEKLQMKSPTSQQVNSQVKSPTSQQENSQMKSPTSQQVKSPTSQQVNSQVKSPTSQQVKSPTSQQVNSQVKSPTSQQMNSQVKSPTSQQVNSQMKSPTSQQMNSQMKSPTSQQENSQVKSPTSQQVKSPTSQQMNSQVKSPTSQQENSQMKSPTSQQVKSPTSQQVKSPTSQQVKSPTSQQVNSQVKSPTSQQMNSQVKSPTSQQENSQMKSPTSQQVKSPTSQQVKSPTSQQENSQVKSPTSQQVKSPTSQQVKSPTSQQVNSQVKSPTSQQMNSQVKSPTSQQMNSQMKSPTSQQMNSQVKSPTSQQENSQVKSPTSQQVKRPTSQQVKSPTSQQVKSPTSQQVNSQMKNPTSQQMNSQVKSPNSQQMNSQMKSPTSQQMNSQVKSPTSQQMNSQVKSPTSQQVDSQVKSPTSQQMNSQVKSLTSYQVNSQMKSEQVNGQASSQVKSTMTPSQVTSKKTSESSFPLSPLPHSQFPPTLSALEYLEKGDRARRESADAVQSMEFSPIPKEELISIPTFSPISEVPKVVNSTRVLEDLLDLTGHVTYPIMQYSTTHGDCNKNVIEPKQTSNTLNMRSRKE; encoded by the exons ATGTCGGAGAGCGCGAGACACGCAGAGACCGGAAGTACAG CTAAAGTGATGGCATCACCAGTTTTTGAGAAGAAGCATCAGAGAAATGGTCGCTCCGCCCCAGCTcaccaatcagccaatcagagcagtCCAACTGCTGGTAATCAGA CTGAAATCTTGACTCCACCCTCTGTGTCAGAGAAAAAGCCTGTGACCAATGGGAATGCTTCACCTGTCCGTCTCCCTGACAACAGCAACCAGACAGGTAACAAGT gtGTGGAGTCGCTACTCAAAACAGACGACAGGATGCGACTGGCCCGGgagagacgagaggagagagagaggggtctGG cgaTGAGGGAGCAGGCTCTGTTGGAGAAGGAGCGTCGCGCTCGTCTGCAGTATGAAAGAACGAGGGAGGAGAGGTGGAGGCGTCTGGAGGAGCAGAGGCAGAAGGAGGAGCAGCGCAGAGCTGCTGTGGAGGAGAAAAGGAGGCACCAGCTGGAGGAGGAAAAG gagcgtCTGGAGGCTTTAATGAGAAAATCATTGGAGCGAAGTCTTCAACTGGAGAACAGAAACAAACGCGGGACCTATGGGATGACcggacaga GCGACTATACCCTCCCCCATGACCTCATCGCCTCCTCTCCTCCTACCAACGAATTAGGCAACG TCCAACATAGTCAAATGACATCTGTGGATAACCTGACACTTCACCGTCtctgtacgcacacacactcctcactgGCTCGCTGCAACAGTGATGCTGAGCTGTGTGTGCCCTGCCCACggcacacag TTCCCTCCAGTCCTCACAGGTCACTGTACTGTGCTTCACCCAGCCGTCACCGTGCCAACACTGTTGCCTTGGAGATGGGCAGGGCAAATTCAGTGCCAAATACCCCAAAG aagaagAAGTTGCACACAGAGAGAAGGACCCCAGCTGGATCACCTGTTAGACGAGCTGAATCTCCTGCTGATGTAATCCGGCGTGCGGTCTCACCAAAGTTtagtcctacacacacacacagtcgtaaTCAGGCTCCAGTTCCTCGGCGTCATTACACTCCGTCCCCTCTGAGACCCCCCACAATCCTCACTGATGACAAGGTCAGCGCTAACAGGCAAGCACAGGAGGGCAAAGGTCATGACCCTGCAGATACAAAGCTACTGACTGAGATGAAGGTCAGTGTAGAAGATGTGAAGAGAAGCTGTGAAGCCCAGAGCCCCAAAGCTACAGACAGTAACACAG ACCGGTCTGCTTTCACCTCTGGGAAGGCTGTTGCCAGGACAACGCACGGGGACGAGGGGTCTCATATTTTGGCAGAACAACAGCGTCTCAGTCACATACAGAAGGAGcgtgaggaaaaggacag actGAAAGCTGAGCAGCAGAAGAAGAACCAGGAGGacatgaaagaaaagaagagaaaagcagaTGAAGAGAAGGAGTTGCAGGAG aaacaggaagtggagaGAGAGCTGATAAAGCAGCAGGAAGAACAAGAGCGTCAGCAGAGGAAAAAG AGAATTGAGGAGATCATGAAGAGGACACGGAAGAGGGATGGAGAATTAAAG AGAGACGACAGTCAGGAGCTTCATTCCCCtccatctaacacacactcacacactccgccCG TACTGCACAACACTCCGGCATCAAACCCACCTGATCGTAGAGGAACGGCTCCAAACGTGGAGATTGGGCCTGTGACACCTCAGAGAAGCTCACCTATGAGAGAGGAACAGAGCACTCAGAACAGTTCATCagagaagctacagatgaagagTCCAACCTCACAACAGGTGAACAGCCAGGTGAAGAGTCCAACCTCACAACAGGAGAACAGCCAGATGAAGAGTCCAACCTCACAACAGGTGAAGAGTCCGACCTCACAACAGGTGAACAGCCAG GTGAAGAGTCCAACCTCACAACAGGTGAAGAGTCCGACCTCACAACAGGTGAACAGCCAGGTGAAGAGTCCAACCTCACAACAGATGAACAGCCAGGTGAAGAGTCCAACCTCACAACAGGTGAACAGCCAGATGAAAAGTCCAACCTCACAACAGATGAACAGCCAGATGAAGAGTCCAACCTCACAACAGGAGAACAGCCAGGTGAAGAGTCCAACCTCACAACAGGTGAAGAGTCCAACCTCACAACAGATGAACAGCCAGGTGAAGAGTCCAACCTCACAACAGGAGAACAGCCAGATGAAGAGTCCAACCTCACAACAGGTGAAGAGTCCAACCTCACAACAGGTGAAGAGTCCGACCTCACAACAGGTGAAGAGTCCGACCTCACAACAGGTGAACAGCCAGGTGAAGAGTCCAACCTCACAACAGATGAACAGCCAGGTGAAGAGTCCAACCTCACAACAGGAGAACAGCCAGATGAAGAGTCCAACCTCACAACAGGTGAAGAGTCCAACCTCACAACAGGTGAAGAGTCCAACCTCACAACAGGAGAACAGCCAGGTGAAGAGTCCAACCTCACAACAGGTGAAGAGTCCGACCTCACAACAGGTGAAGAGTCCGACCTCACAACAGGTGAACAGCCAGGTGAAGAGTCCAACCTCACAACAGATGAACAGCCAGGTGAAAAGTCCAACCTCACAACAGATGAACAGCCAGATGAAAAGTCCAACCTCACAACAGATGAACAGCCAGGTGAAGAGTCCAACCTCACAACAGGAGAACAGCCAGGTGAAGAGTCCAACCTCACAACAGGTGAAGAGACCAACCTCACAACAGGTGAAGAGTCCAACCTCACAACAGGTGAAGAGTCCAACCTCACAACAGGTGAACAGCCAGATGAAAAATCCAACTTCACAACAGATGAACAGCCAGGTGAAGAGTCCAAACTCACAACAGATGAACAGCCAGATGAAAAGTCCAACCTCACAACAGATGAACAGCCAGGTGAAGAGTCCAACCTCACAACAGATGAACAGCCAGGTGAAGAGTCCAACCTCACAACAGGTGGACAGCCAGGTGAAGAGTCCAACCTCACAACAGATGAACAGCCAGGTGAAGAGTCTAACCTCCTACCAAGTGAACAGTCAGATGAAGAGTGAGCAAGTGAATGGCCAGGCGAGCTCACAGGTGAAATCAACCATGACACCATCACAAGTGACATCAAAGAAGACATCAGAAAGCTCCTTTCCCCTCAGCCCATTACCTCATTCACAGTTCCCACCAACTCTCAGTGCCCTGGAGTATCTGGAGAAAGGGGACAGGGCAAGAAGGGAGTCGGCTGATGCAGTGCAATCGATGGAGTTCAG CCCCATCCCTAAAGAGGAACTGATCTCAATTCCGACCTTTTCTCCGATCTCTGAAGTCCCGAAAGTTGTGAACAGCACACGAGTGTTGGAGGACCTGCTGGATCTGACTGGTCATGTGACGTATCCCATAATGCAGTACAGCACCACACACGGAGACTGCAACAAAAATGTCATTGAGCCAAAACAGACATCTAACACACTGAACATGAGAAGCAGAAAGGAGTGA